The Trichoderma breve strain T069 chromosome 2, whole genome shotgun sequence DNA segment GCCGATGGTCAAGCGGCCCGACGATGGTACCAAgcccgacgacgatgaaagATTTTGCGTCGGCAATGGCGTGGTGGAGCGACGCTGACGGGtgcggcggtggtgatggcagagggctggtgatgatggagaggagcAAAAATGGGAGGATGACGGGAAGGCCGCGCAGGTTTTTTGGCGGTGCTCTGAACCACGGGCGATGGGCTAATACCTAAGGTTGGTGGTGATCCGGCGTGGTGGTCAGGGGGTCTGGGGGCCTTGcgtggagcagcagcagagaggCAACTCTGGAACTCTGGACTATATTAGCAGGCCGGCGGTGATAGTGTCATGTCATGAGCGCAGGTGCATCGCGGTCacagagagaggagaggcgaggggagaaaaagaggcgggAGGCGGAGGGATTTTCATTTTCTGGGGTCTTGTCTCGTAAGGTTCGGGGCTTTGGTCTCATcctcgttttttttttcgggcCAGAAGGGCGGCGGCGCACAACGCAAAAAATCGGGCAGCCCAGAGGTTTCTTGTTCGTCAGGACCGTGACGCTCCAACACAAAGGGCGAGGGGTGGAAGATTCAGGTGCCGCGCTTAGTGGCGACCCCAAATAGGACTAGCGTAAATGGAAGGCCAGTCCCGAAAGGGTCCTTTTGGGGATTTTAGGTGGCAGCTCAAGCAGTATTTTTGATTTTCCTCGCAATATTCAAGCCTCCGACGGGCCAATCACGAGCTAGTCTGGCTAGCCCTGCGACGGACTGGGAAAGGTTGATCCTGGGCGCGTCTGATAGGCCACTTGAGATTAGGTAAGGCCGCGGTTGGAGCGCTCCTTTGTACCTTTTCGTTGAGCTCGCAGAGCAAAGTACAGCGCAGCCTTGGGGATTTTTCACAAGTTGGCCTTGGGCATCGCATTGGATCCTTTTCGCCCTTCTTTCTCACCACCCAAAACCGGGCTTATTCCAGCCATCTCCAGTTAACCGAAGCCGGCGTCCCACTGGCAATCACAAGCCGCCGTCGCCAAGATTCAATTTCGGTTTCGGTAGCAATGAAAAAAACGCTCTCAGATACAAACTCGAGATGCTGTTTTCCCCCCTATCAGTGAGCCTCATGCCGACTGCGAGCTGCGCCTTGCTCTTTTATCCGTCTCTCAATGCGCAGAGCGTTTGTCTACGGTCGCTGTGCTATGGGGCTTCACGACGAAAGCATCTAGATGATTGACCGCGCCATTTTGAAACTATCGAGGCCCATTTCGCCTCCGTACAGTGCTTTTCCAAACCTTGGAACCTTGGGTCTCGGGATAGTGTTGCAGCTAGGCGCAGTGCATTCCCGCCCAGGATGGCCTTATTTCGGGAGCATCATCATTCTGCATCTCCTAAGCGGGGGTTCCGAGTGTATACCCTAGGCGGTTCTCCCACGCGGACACGCAGCCAACTTGTTCAATGATGACTCGTCTATTCCACTGGCTTCTATACGCAATCCGAACTTACCGACGATATCTCACCATGTGCGTTTTGCGCTTCCAAGCTGCAAGAGATGCCGACGTCATCTGATGCGCTGAGTAATTATTCTGGTTCCAGTTTGCTTTTTTCGTCAACGATCTCCCAAATTTTGTTAtgcgatgatgaggaggaactTTGTCCTCTGTCGACGACCTGGCCGTAGTTGAGTGTTCATCGACAGGAACTGAAAACCCAGTCACTGTTACAATGGTTTCGAAGAACAGGTGATCGCGCGCCGAGATGTTCACACAAAATGCTTCTTCCTAACAATGTAGTTATCATCTGCATACAACCGGCACACCGTCGCAATTCTTGCCGTAAAAGCTGTAAACTAAATCAGAGAACCAGACATGCTTGATCAATCGAACGAGTGTGATTGAAGCATCATTTATTGGTCCTACCCGATCAAGGGTCTGGCTTTTGAATCAGTGACAGAGACCAAGATGCAGCTGTCAAGGCAGTACTGGACGCGCAGCCGATGATTTGCTATATAACAATAATATGAAAGGATTCAAAGTGACTTTCCTAAATATGAACAATGAGTTGAGTCGCTTGACGACTTATTTGAGCTACAACTTAACTCAACATAACGCCTTTCTTATGTAGAAAGAATGGGCAGAGGACTCCATACATACGCCAACTATCATGCGTAAATACTCAAACGAATCAcaaattattaattaaattgCTTCTTCTGAGACACCGTTTCATCCAACGCATCGTTGCGGATGACTGGAATCCAGGGGCTCGCAACAATGGAGCCTGGTCGCCATCCCAGCTGTTGGAATGCTGTTGCTCCTCACAACGACCCGCTGGCTTCAGAAGGTATATCATGGGCAGACAGTCTTTCGATGTGAACGATTGCCAAGTCGATTCATCACAACTACTTCTTTATCTTTCTGAATCTCAATTATAGTAAAGCTCATTAACAATCACCATGgttcttcagcatcttcctctcATCGGGCTCGCCTTGAGCCTTGTCCATCACCACAACCACGCAagatcatctcatcatcatccatctctctcagATCACAAACCCGCTGCCCAAATTTCTGCCGACACATCACCCCTTCAACAAGCTCCGAAGCTGATTGCCGCTCGAGCATCAGATGAGACTCAAAATACAACAATCCAAGTTTCCCAGCACCACCTGCAGACCATCCTCGATAAGATCAAgactcttgaagaagaaatcttCGACATGATGCGATCCAAAGCTGACTCTTCTCTAGATTTAGGTTCTACGCCCGCGAAAAATGCCTCCATGGATTCTGCTACTGTGGCGCCTCCAAAGCCCGAAAAGCTGGTCGTAACAACGCGCGAACAACAAGAGACTACCCCAGCAAGTAAGTTTCATGACCAGAAATAGACTCTCGAGTTTAGATACTGATTTATGCTCCAGCAGCCATCTTTGGAGGTTTATTTAAAGAGGCTTCCGTCGACCTGGACACCTCAGCTATATCGGATAGTATGTCCACAACAATAATCACATCAACTACTCGGATCACGCGAACAGTCACCGTAGTGCCCACGGGAATCGTCACGGTAACCACGTTCCCATCCCACCTTGCAATAGTGAGTCCTTGGATGGCCACCTTGAATAGCTGATAATGCTAATGCGGGCCTAGGAGAGCAATTTCAAGGCCATCATTCCCTTCGTCCACGCTACAGCAGACGCAAACCCGCCAAGAACAACCCTGAGCGTTGATACTCTAAGCGGTGCTCGTATCCGGCTATTCAATCTATCGTTGACATCAACAGCAGACGAAAATTCGCCGAGAACAACCCTGAGCGTTGATACTCTGGGCGGTGCTCGTGTCCAACCTTTCAATctgtcatcagcatcaacagcaacagcagacGCAGATCGGCCGAGAACAACCTTGAGCGTTGATAATCTGGCCGGTGATCGTGTCCAACCTTTAAATctggcatcaacatcaacatcaacatcaacaagcgTTGATGCAGAACAGGGACGGCCTACAATCACGGCCATGGCCTTTAATGCTTCAACGAGCATTCATCGGCTATCGCTGTCGGCTGCTTCGAGTGGGTTCAGAACCCTCCGAAGAGCGGCTTGATGTGTCTtggaagacgatggaagGGATGGTGGGATAgtggggaagagaggggggaCGGTgaaggaaaataaagaaagGCAAACGCGGAAGGGAAACTGGAGGAGACAAACATGATGAAAGGCGTTTGGATCGGCACTTTGTTTATTGTCTATGTACACTACTagatgtacggagtattgaTCGattctttttgctcttcttttgctttttgtttctcgTTTGTAATGTTTACTACATAGTAATGTCCATCTCCTGTGGGACGAGGAAATCTTTTTCGACGCTCTCCCTCCCACAACTTGCCCGATTCTAAACGAGCGAATCACATCTTTTCCATTAATCAACGCTCCGGCCTAATCACCGACTCCCGGATTCATGTTACGTTTTAGTGCTCCCATttgtacctgtacgagcAACGGAAGGCGCACTCGGGGGTTGCACGGAACCCGCCCACTTTTCGAGATACCTCTGTTGTGCGCCACGCAACCTAGGGCCAGCTTGTACCTGACTTGGTCGACAAAGCAAGGGCCGGGTCCGATCTCGTCTGTGGCCGGAATGATTCCGGCCAATGGTCCAGTAAAAAGGCCGGTCAGTATCGGTAGCCTGTGGGGCGAGCTGTGATGAGTCCGGCCCCTCCCCCACAAAAAGCTGAAGCTTGTCTTACTGTACTTTAGGGGCTTATCAGGGACGGGAAGAAGTTCTGCAGGGACAGAGAGAGCGGAAGAGAGCCTATCACAATGTTTCACTTTGTAATCGTACTTGTCTCGGATGGGTGAATGCGAGTTTATATGCTGTTGAACATTCACATCTCTACCGAGTATTCAGTATCTAGTTACATCTTTACAGTGTATGTATACGAAGACATGATGTAAGTGTGTGTAAGAGACAGTATCTGCACATCTCCTTCACACACGGCCCAACTCGCCCTTCGCTGGTCATGCTCCCCCCTTGCCTGCCCGGTGGTCGGTGTTGAGTTCAAGAGATAACGGCGCTGGCTTGTTTCTGTTACGTGAAGTTACGCAACTAGCTCTCCGACACCTTCCTCTATCAGTGCCAACAGGAGTCTCGACCCGCTTGCGCCGCCGTGCGTCGTGACCTCATCCCCACCCAGTGGCCGGAATGGATTCCGGCCACCGGGTACTTAGGCGGCGGCGCGGACCCGGACTGACGATGAGAGAGCCCCGAAACTCTCAGACTCTTCAGAGCGAGATCGACTCTTTGCCACCTCTTCTTGATACCactctgtctctttctttggcTTCGTTGCCCTGAAGACTGCGCTCTCAGTTAGCCGTTATACCACTTACACCACATCACTTACACCATCAACCACTTACACCTTTTTCACATCACCTCACACTACCTCACATTACCTCACCACATCATCATTATCCCATCTCTATACCACATCCTGCACAATGGGTTCTCTCTCAACAAGCACGCCTCCCTTCGAGGTCCTCACTGATGCCCGTCCTGATGACAACTCCCTCCCTGCCTTCTTGGTGTCTACCACCAGAGGCTTTCTCCCTCGTGCAGACCCCATTGTCACCCTCCCCAAGGAGTTTGATGCTCTCGAGTCCATCCTCCAGCGCATGCCCGTCAAGACTCTGTCTGGCGAGCCTGGCCTTCTGGCCCATGgcaagcttggtgatgaggtTGACTCCAGCTTCCCCGATCTCACTGATCACATGGATCTCTACAAGGACAACCTCCCCCTGATGAATGCCTTGTACCGAGACTACTCTTTCCTTGCCTCAGCATACCTCCTTGAGCCTTGCCACTTGCGCTTCCTCAAGGGTGAGAGCTATGGCTTGGGACGTCAGACTCTTCCCAAGAACATTGCTCGTCCCATTGCTCGATGCGCTGAGCTGTAAGTCACATTTGTATACGCCATGTCAACAGGGAAAGCATGCTAACACATCATCACAGCACTGGCTTCATGCCCTTCATGGAGTATGCTGGCTCTTATGCGCTCTACAACTACCGTCTGGAGGATCCCTCCAAGGGGTTGGAGTATGACAACATCCGTCTCATTCGCGCTTTTGAGCATGGTCTCGACCCTACCTCTTCCGAGGCTGGCTTCGTTCTTGTCCACATTGACATGGTCAGAAACTCTGGCCCCCTTGTTGCGGCTACAGTCCGCTGTCTAGAGGAAGCCTCCAAGGCTTCTTCTGGCCCCGGCAGCATCGAGGAGCGCAAATCTTTCAACGAAGGGCTTTCTGACATTGTCACttcgatgaagaagatcaacGCCGTTATGGAGACCATGTGGGGGAAGTCCCGTCCCAGAGACTACACCAGCTTCCGcaccttcatctttggcatcaCGGCTCAGTCCATGTTCCCCAACGGTGTCGTCTACGAAGGCCTCTATGATAACAAGCCCATGTCCTTCCGAGGCGAGTCTGGCGCCAACGACTCCATGGTGCCCCTCATGGACAACTTCCTACAGATGCCCATGCCTGATACTCCTCTGACGGCCATCCTCAACGACTTCCGTGAGTATCGTCCCAGCAACCACAAGACCTTCTTGCAGTACGTCAAGGGTCGCTCTCAGGAGCTGGATCTCAAGAACTATGCCCTTGGCTACAAGGGTGAGCCCGAGTCAGAGGAGCACAAGGAGCTCCTCCGCCAGTCTCGCAGCCTGTGGATCCAGATCCTCAACGAGGTACGAGACTTCCGCTGGCGCCACTGGTGCTTCGCCAGAGAGTACATCCTCAAGCAGACATCTCACCCAACTGCCACTGGCGGCAGCCCCATTGTCACTTGGCTCCCCAACCAGCTGGAAGCCGTGTTGGCGGAGATGGTGGACGTGCACGACAGGACCAAGGGCCAGCACCAGAACGGCTTGGGCAAGGTGGCCGAGGAGATTATGGAGGCAGCACTGCGACAGAGGGATACCCTGCGGAAGGAGGTTGACAAGTTTTGCGCTGAGAGAGGCGTTGCCAGAGGGTAGAGGAAATTGGATTAGGATTATACCAGGTTGGATTTCTTTATGAGTGTTTGTCAGAAGTTGTATGATAAGACGACCATGTTAGGTTGTTATCTACGTATTGGATTATTGGGTTCATATGTGTAAGCTGGTAGTAAAAAAAGATTGAACTTGCGTGTCGTTACAAATGTTGAAGCTTGTGATCTTCCTCTCTGTCCTTTTGTGTAGTGAAATAAGCACTTGCTCCTAAATCGCCTAACACGGATCGCCTTAGCAGTGCACCTATTCCCAATCACACCTAGGACATTCACCATCAAAAAATGCATGTGGTTCGTCCAAAATCAAACGCCGGCACCCGGAAAAAAACTCTCCCATTTGACAAAAGTGTCTCGTGAGTCTTTGGGCGGGGGGAAGCACCAGGACAGACGCCCGTTCATGCAACAATAAATGAAGTCGCATCCACAGCACGCCCCGGCTGCATCCACTCACGCGAATCCAGCCTTTCATCCACAATCAGCATTTGATCCTCTTgatgggaagagagggaagggCCAAGAGGCCGAGCTTCCGTCGATTGAGCCCTGAATCTGACCGAAGCAGAGCCCATTCATTCTCAGCAATGCCAGCGTGACTGACTTGCTCACCGCATCCTTGGCTTCATTTGGAACGCCAGTGGATGGGACGGATTCCATATGCAACCTTCGGCTTTATTTCTTCCTTTATTCCCTTTTGCAATGGTGCCCTTTTTCTCAATGAGGATGCAGAGCCCGCAGATGGGCGTCGCGGCATGCATGGATGAGCCAGCCGGGCTGATGTCGGGGTCCCTCTTTACATTAGCCTGCTGTCGTCCATGAATCCTTGCACGACAGGGCCACAAGGCTGGCGCGCAACAATTGCTCACGTAGCATTTTTCATCTTTCCTCTTTCAcctcatcttttttttttttcttgctggtagaagctctctctctgctgGGAGGATCGGATCCGAGCAGAAGCGAAGATCTCATCAACTCACAAcggtcaaggaaaaggatgCCCTTGTCGCCCAACCGACGATGAggctcctcctcatcctcccgCTCTGCGGCCTCGCCATTGCCAGCGCCGCCAGGGACCGATACGCCGCTCTGCAAATCGTCCCCGATGGACTGACGCCGCGATACTTCGTCGATAAGTCGCATCCGCTGTTCAAGCGCGAGGGATCATGCGGCGACAACGCCCACAGCTGTAAGACGACACTCACTCTCTCCGGTTTCACTACCATTGACGTCGCCGCTTCTGAGTCTTCTCATAATTTCGCATTGCTAATCTAATTACACAGGCCTTGACATTGGTCACGGTGACCgctgctgcaacaacaacagctaCTGCTACGTAAACACCTCCGACGAGCCCAAGTGCTGCGCGATCGGCCAGGCCTGCACCTCAGACAACCCTTGCCCGGCCACCGCCGTCCGCTGCTCCGTTACTCGCACAGTCACAATCACATCCACCTCATCCGCCGCCACAAGAACGACTTCCAGAGCGCCCGTCGTCACGCGGACAACCACCACCGTCCTCACCGGCTGCTGCGGCCGCGCCTGTCCCCAGACGAGCTTCTACCTCTGCGCCCCCGACCTCGGCGGCAACTGCTGCCCCTTTGACTCCAACTGCCAGGCCGGCGGGCACTGCGTctcgacgaagacgagcCCGCCTCCTGGTCTCACTCCCGTCGCCGACGGGTGTACTACTGGCCAGTTCCGGTGCTCTGATGGTAACGGCTGCTGTAATAACGGCCAGGCATGCACTTCGTTCGCCGGATCGGCCTACTGCTCCACTGCAACCGGAGGCCCGACCAGCACCCTCGAGGCGGGCGGTGACTCCAACAACTCCGGGTCCTCATCGTCCGGGGGCCTATCTCCCGGGGCGGAAGCGGGTATTGCCGTCGGCGCAGTGGTGGGCGGCGGTCTCATCGTCGCGGCAGCCGTGTGGTTCTATCTCACAAAGCGGAGAAACGCTGCAGAGCGTCGTCGCGTATACAACGACGCCTCCCTAACATCCGGAGGCGCAAACGGTGCCGCCCCGGGCGATATCCCCATGGCCAACACACAGCTGTCGCCTCAGGCCCAGGCGGCGCAGCGCTGGACAATGGTCTCCTCCGTCACGCCATCCGGCGCCGTGACCGACGCAGGCACAGTCAGATCCCCGTCCTCCGCCCCGGATCCCGTCGAGCTTGCGACGGACCAGCGGATGGAAGTGGAAGGCTCCGAAGTCTTTTCGCCCAAGTCCGGCGTCAGCAGCATGGCTTTGGCGGACATCCGAGCGCCGGAGACTACGGACGGACGATTCGAGTTGCACGGGTCGGACGGGCTGTGGCCGCTTCCTTCGCCAACCAGCCCCTTGCCCAGTCCCCCATTAGCCAGTCCGCCATTGCCCAGTCCACCATTGGACAGTCCGCCATTAGCAAGTCCGCCATTGCCCAGTCCACCGTTACCAAGCCCTCCAATGCCGGACCATGATCCGATGTCTCACCCACGCCATGAACAACAGCCTTGACGGAAATGGGAGGTTTAATGATTaatggagaaagagatgtTTTCAGGTTTATATTCCCATCTATTGAGTAAAACGCCTAGCCTGGTAGTACACAACACCGTCCAAATTCATATCTTGAAGATTCCTCCCATCGTAATGGGAGAGAACAAGAACGCAAAAAAATTGAACAAAGATTCCTTGCATGATTCTTTTCATGCTCGCAGTCATTTGATGTAAGTGACTGCAAATCCCAAACGCCACAAACCCCAAACCCAATAGCGAGGCTAGCTCGGGgtataaagaaaagaatagaaTGTGATGTGCTGAAGAAAGGTGCTTCAGGGGGAGATTGTGATGGTGGTcaatgaaaaaaacaaaaccgaaaaaagagagcccaAACGTTTCCTTCAGCCCTCATCCATTGCGTCATATGCTAGTACCAGACTCAGCATACAATACCGCCAAAAGGCGCACAGTTTCTCAGATCCTTGACCAAGTCTTCCACACTACTAAGATGGCGACTcaggagctgctgcttctccgCAGTGGTCAATGTGATGACCCCGTTGCTGTTAGCACGCTTGC contains these protein-coding regions:
- a CDS encoding indoleamine 2,3-dioxygenase domain-containing protein; translated protein: MGSLSTSTPPFEVLTDARPDDNSLPAFLVSTTRGFLPRADPIVTLPKEFDALESILQRMPVKTLSGEPGLLAHGKLGDEVDSSFPDLTDHMDLYKDNLPLMNALYRDYSFLASAYLLEPCHLRFLKGESYGLGRQTLPKNIARPIARCAELTGFMPFMEYAGSYALYNYRLEDPSKGLEYDNIRLIRAFEHGLDPTSSEAGFVLVHIDMVRNSGPLVAATVRCLEEASKASSGPGSIEERKSFNEGLSDIVTSMKKINAVMETMWGKSRPRDYTSFRTFIFGITAQSMFPNGVVYEGLYDNKPMSFRGESGANDSMVPLMDNFLQMPMPDTPLTAILNDFREYRPSNHKTFLQYVKGRSQELDLKNYALGYKGEPESEEHKELLRQSRSLWIQILNEVRDFRWRHWCFAREYILKQTSHPTATGGSPIVTWLPNQLEAVLAEMVDVHDRTKGQHQNGLGKVAEEIMEAALRQRDTLRKEVDKFCAERGVARG